The genomic window CGTAATAGCATGCTGGTACAGCAAACCAGCAGCGACAGGCCAGAAGCGGCGGTGCCCGGCAAGCAACGGGCGCCTTGCCGTTTTCGGGCCCGGCGGCGGAATGAAAACGGGAACGATAGAAGGGTGTGGGGGTTGACATGGGCGAGATGAACGACAGGTTGCGGATCGCGATCCAGAAAAACGGGCGCATGGCGGAAGGCAGCATCGATCTGCTGAAGCGTTGCGGGCTGCATATTTCGTATGGCCGCAACGATCTGTATTGCCGGGTCAACGAGTTGCCGGTCGATTTGCTGCTCGCGCGCGACGACGATATTCCGAATTTCGTGCAAACCGGCATTTGCGAATTCGGCATCGTCGGCGACAATGTGCGGCGCGAATATGCGCTGAAGAACAATCTGGGCGACGAACCCGCCGCCGTCATGCCGCTGAATTTCGCAAGCTGCCGGCTTATGATCGCCGCGCCGGAAAACGGCCACCAGATGACGCTTCGGGAATTGAACGGCAAGCGCATCGCCACTTCCCACCCCGGCTTGCTGAAGGAATTTCTGGAACGCAACAATATGGAAGCGAAGATCGTTTCCATGCGCGGCTCGGTCGAGCTGGCGCCGCGGCTGAAGCTGGCGGAAGCGATTTGCGACCTGGTTTCGACCGGGGCGACGCTGGCGGCCAACGGGCTCGCGCCCGTTACGCAGGTGTTTACGTCTGGCGCCGTGCTGATCCGCACGCCCGGCACGCTGCCGGCCGCCAAGCAGGCGATTTATGACCGGCTGGCGCAGCGTTTGCAGGGCGCGCTGACGGCGGAGCAAAGCAAATACATCATGCTCAATGCGCCCAAGGCCAGCGTCAAGGCGATCAGCGCGCTTTTGCCCGGCTGCGACGCGCCGACCGTGATCCCGCTTGAGGGGCGCGACGATATGGTGGCGCTGCACGCGGTTTGCACCAAAACGGTTTTCTGGGACATGATGGAGCGGCTCAAGGCCGCCGGGGCTTCGGGCATACTCGTGGTGCCTATCGAAAAGATGATGGCGTAGATGAAGATTATCAACTGGAGTGAACTTGATGGCGCGGCGCGGACGCAGGCGTTGCAGCGCCCCGCCGCCGCCACGTCCGATAATATTGCCGCTGCCGTGCGCGTGATTGTGCAAATGGTGCAGGCGGGCGGCGAACAGGCTTTGTTCGACCTGACCGAGAAATATGACGGTGTGCGGCTGCGTGCGCTGCGCGCTGATGCAGCCGAGATTGCGGCCGGCTGCGCCATGGTTCCGGCTGCGTTGCGCGCTGCGATCGATACCGCCGCCGCGAATATAGAAAAGTTCCATGCCGCGCAGAAGCCGCGGGATTACACGCTGGAGACCATGCCCGGCGTGCAGTGCAGCCAGCTTTGGCGCCCGCTTGGCTGCGCCGGGCTTTACGTGCCGGGCGGCACCGCGCCGCTGTTTTCGACCGTGTTGATGCTTGGCATCCCTGCGCAAATCGCGGGCTGCGCCGCGCGCGTGCTGTGTACGCCGCCGCAAAAAGACGGCGGCATAAACCCCGCAATTTTGTATGCCGCGCAGCGTTGCGGGATCGAAACGATTTATAAGATAGGCGGCGCGCAGGCCATCGCCGCCATGGCCTACGGGCTTGGCGGCGTGCCGAAGGCCGACAAGGTTTTCGGGCCCGGCAACGCCTATGTGACGGCGGCCAAGCAATGGGTGGCGCAGGACCCGTCCGGCGCCGCGATCGACATGCCCGCGGGCCCGAGCGAGGTGATGGTGCTGGCCGATGGCGGCGCGGATGCGCGCTTCATCGCCGCCGATCTGCTGAGCCAGGCGGAGCACGGGCGGGATTCGCAGGTGTTTTGCTGTGTGACCGATGCGGCGCTGGCGCAGGACATACAGCAAGCGGTGGACGCACAGCTGGCGGACTTGCCGCGCAAGGACATCGCAGCCGAAGCGCTGGCGCAAAGCCGTATCGTCGTCGTCGGCGATATGAAGGAAGCGATCGGCATCGCCAATGGCTATGGGCCGGAACATTTGATCGTTCAATGCGCGGGCGCGGAAGAAATCGTTCCGCACATCCGCAATGCCGGTTCGGTTTTCGTCGGCGCCTGGACACCCGAGGTTGTGGGCGATTACGCCAGCGGCACCAACCATGTGCTGCCGACCTATGGCGCGGCACGCGCCATAGGCGGGCTCGGCGTTGCCAGTTTCATGAAAAGCATGACGGTGCAGCAGCTGAGCCGCGAGGGGCTTGCGGCGCTCGGCCCCGTGGTGGCGACACTGGCCGAAGCCGAACAGCTTTCGGCGCACGGGCGCGCCGTGACGATACGTTTATCCGCAGAAGGGGAAAAGCCATGCGCAAAGCGAGCGTAGAACGCAAAACCAAGGAAACATCGATCAAGGTCAGCGTGAACCTTGACGGCAAGGGCGCGGGCAAGATCAACA from Alphaproteobacteria bacterium includes these protein-coding regions:
- a CDS encoding ATP phosphoribosyltransferase, whose protein sequence is MNDRLRIAIQKNGRMAEGSIDLLKRCGLHISYGRNDLYCRVNELPVDLLLARDDDIPNFVQTGICEFGIVGDNVRREYALKNNLGDEPAAVMPLNFASCRLMIAAPENGHQMTLRELNGKRIATSHPGLLKEFLERNNMEAKIVSMRGSVELAPRLKLAEAICDLVSTGATLAANGLAPVTQVFTSGAVLIRTPGTLPAAKQAIYDRLAQRLQGALTAEQSKYIMLNAPKASVKAISALLPGCDAPTVIPLEGRDDMVALHAVCTKTVFWDMMERLKAAGASGILVVPIEKMMA
- the hisD gene encoding histidinol dehydrogenase, whose protein sequence is MKIINWSELDGAARTQALQRPAAATSDNIAAAVRVIVQMVQAGGEQALFDLTEKYDGVRLRALRADAAEIAAGCAMVPAALRAAIDTAAANIEKFHAAQKPRDYTLETMPGVQCSQLWRPLGCAGLYVPGGTAPLFSTVLMLGIPAQIAGCAARVLCTPPQKDGGINPAILYAAQRCGIETIYKIGGAQAIAAMAYGLGGVPKADKVFGPGNAYVTAAKQWVAQDPSGAAIDMPAGPSEVMVLADGGADARFIAADLLSQAEHGRDSQVFCCVTDAALAQDIQQAVDAQLADLPRKDIAAEALAQSRIVVVGDMKEAIGIANGYGPEHLIVQCAGAEEIVPHIRNAGSVFVGAWTPEVVGDYASGTNHVLPTYGAARAIGGLGVASFMKSMTVQQLSREGLAALGPVVATLAEAEQLSAHGRAVTIRLSAEGEKPCAKRA